Within the bacterium genome, the region TCCTCGTGGCTCCAGGCGAAACGCATGCACAGCTCCTCGCAGATCTGGCAGCCCACGCCGCAGCCGCAGCTCAGGCAGCGTCCGGCCTCCTCGACCGCGGCTTCCTGGCTCAGAGTTTCCTCATATTCCTCGAAATCCTGCTTGCGCTCGGCGGCAGGCTTGACCTCCACCGGCACACGATCCTTCAGCGGCATATCCGTGCGGCGGTTGACCACATCCACCGGATCGACCACGCTCAACGCCGGGTCGAAATCGAGCACGGCGTTCTCGGCGCGCAGGAACTTGTCCACCGAGACCGCGGCGCGCTTGCCCTCGGCAACCGAGCGGATCACGGTGCTGGGGCCCATGGCGGCATCTCCAGCCACGAACACATCGGCCACCGCGGTGCGGCCGGTGGACTCATCATAGGCCAGGGTGCCCCAGCGGGTCAGCTCGAGGCCCAGAGCGGAGGCCACGCCGTCCAGTTTCTGGCTCACCGCGGTGATCACCGTGTCCACGCTCAGGGTGAACTCGGCGCCCTCGACCTGCTCCGGGCTGCGGCGGCCGCCGTTGTCGGCTGCCATGCCCAGGACGTTGCTCTTCAGGCGCAGGCCGGTCACTTTGCCGCCCTCGGTCTCCACGGCCACCGGGCTCACCAGATACATCACGCGCACGCCCTCCTGCTCGGCCTCCAGCACCTCCTCAGGCACGGCGGGCATCTCATCCTTGGTGCGGCGGTAGGCGATGTAGACACTCTCAACGCCCAGGCGCGCACAGATACGGGCCACATCCACGGCGGTGAACCCGCCGCCCACGATCACCACTTTCTTGCCCAGCTTGGGCGCCTTGCCAGCGGCGTGGCCGCGGATCACATCCACCGCCGAGTAGACCTGGGGCGCATCCTCACCCGGGATACCCAACGTGACACCGGCCTGGGTGCCCACGGTCATGCAGACAGACTTGAAACCCTTCGCGCGAAGGTCGGCCAGGCTGAAATCCTTGCCCAGGGCCTTGTTGTACTCGACTTTCACCCCCAGCTTGCCCAGCCATTGCAGCTCGCGGTCGATGAGCTTGCGCGGCAGACGGAACTCGGGGATGCCGTAGCGCAGCATGCCGCCGCCCTTGGCCTCGCGCTCGAACACCGTGACCGCATAGCCGGCGCGGGCCAGGCTGGAGGCGGCGCTGATCCCGGCCGGGCCGGAGCCGATCACCGCCACCTTGAGACCGTTGGCCGGGGACATTTCCATATTCGGCTGCCAGCCCTCGGCGGCGGCCTTGTCCATCACGAAACGCTTGATCGCGCGGATACGGATCGGCTCATCCTTGAGGCCGCGGCTGCAGGCATCCTCGCAGGGATGGTTGCAGATGTAGCCGCAGACATGCTGCAGCGGGTTCTTGCTGGTGATCATCTTGTAGGCTTCCTCGAACTTCTCCTGCGCCACCAGGCGGACATAGGCCATGGCCGGCACATGGTGCGGGCAGGCGTAGTCGCAGGGAGCCGCCAGATTATCATCTTTCTTTTTGGCGTAGCCCTCGTAGATAGTCAGCTCCGGGGCGCTCTTGATCGCCGGGATGACCTTGTCGCGCATGTCGCCGGGCTGCTTGATCCCCATCTCCTGCATATAATTCTTGAACCCGCGGAAGAACTCGGGGAAGAACGAGAAGCCGTAGATGATCGTGGCGGAGCAGAAACCGACCAGGTCGGCCCCGGCCATCATCATCTCCACACCGTCACGCCAGGTGGTCACCCCACCGGTGCCCAGAAGCGCCGGCGCCGGGCCGACTTTCTTGCGCATCATGTAGACATCGCGCAGGGCCAGGGGCTTGATCCAGTAGCTGTTCATGCAGTACATGCCCTGCTCGTCCTGCAGGTTGATCGTGCTCTTGCCGGGCTGGTCCACGCGCATGGCGGCCAGGGCCAGACGGTTGGCGACGCCGCAGACCATGTCGGCGCCGGCCTCGAAACAGGCCTGGGCCACGATGTCCTGGCGGCCGCCCTCCGGGGTGAGCTTAACGCAGAGCGGGATGGAGGTCTCGGCCTTGATCGCCCGGATGATGGCCTGGATCTCACGCTCCTGCTGGCCCAGGCTGGCCCCGGTCTTGTGGCTCTCGGCCCCCTTGTCCTTGGCCAGCTCCACGTTGAACGACATGTTGGGGCAGCACATGTTCAGCTCGTTGATGTGCGCGCCCGCCTCCTCGAATTTCTTGGCCATGTTCACCCAGCCCTCGATCCCACCCTCGGAATAGGTGAAATTCGAGAACAGGACGAAATCCTTGATCTGCTTGCGGGCGGCCTCGATCAGGCGCAGGGCCTCCTCCAGCACCAGGCGCTTCTCGGCCGAGAAATACAGCAGGTGCTGGTCGGCGTCCCAGCCGTAGCGCGGACGGCGGTTGATGTAGGGCGGCGGGTCGAAAGTGAGCTTGCAGCTCGCCCCGCCGATCCCGCATTCGGCAGCCTTGATCAACTGCTGAAGCGTGGAGGTCGTGGGACCGCTGGAGACGAAGAAGGGGTTACGCCATTTAACGCCGGCAATTTCCACCGGCAGCTCAAAGTCCTCGTCTTTGTAGTTTTTACGGTTCTGGTATAACATGGGCAATCCTTTAGTGTTTGATTAACGTTTCAGCCGATCCGGGCAATTCGGGAATTACGGGGAGCGGAGGACTTGCACAGCAGAAGTTCTGATACGGCAGAGCTATGCTGGCATCAGGATTGTAAGATATAAAACCCCTATCGATTTGCAAGTTTTTTCGCACATATAGAGGCCTTATCTTCTCGTTCTGGAGAAAAACCATTTACCGGCTGAGCATATAACGTCCAGGACTGAAATAAGTTACCGCCGGTGAGACATATAAAACGCCGCCCGGGGAGAATCCCGGGCGGCGTTCCGAACAGGTCTGACAGACTGGCTCAGTCGCTGCGGCGGCCGCCGAGCAGCCCGGCGCGGATGGCGAAATAGAGCAGCTGCATCACCGCCGAAATCGTGGCCGCCACATAGGTCATGGCCGCCGCGCCCAGCACCTTGCTCACGCCCTCGCGCTCCTCAGGGCTCACCAGCACCCCGGTGCTGACCAGCACTTTCTTGGCCCGGCTGGAGGCATCGAACTCCACCGGCAGCGTGACAATCTGGAACAGCACGATGGCCGAAAAAGCCAGCACGCCGATCTGCAGCATCTGCATCGAGTGCAGCAGCATGCCGAACATGATTATGGGCCATGAGAGCCAGGAGCCCAGGCTGGCCACCGGCACCAGGGCCGTGCGAAATTTCAGCGGCATGTAGTCGCGTGCATGCTGGATCGCGTGCCCGGCCTCGTGGGCCGCCACTCCGGCCGCGGCGATACTCCGCCCGTTGTAGACATCCGGGCTCAGGCGCAGCACCTTGGAGCGCGGGTCGTAGTGATCGCTCAGGAAACCGCCCACCTCCTCCACCCGCACGTCCATGATATGGGCCGCCTCCAACACCAATTGGGCGGCCTCGGCGCCGGTCACCCCGCGCGAGGTGCCGATCTGGCTGTACTTGTTGAAATTCGACTTCACCTTGAGCTGCGCCCAGAGCGCCAGCAGCATGGTCGGCCCGATCAGCAGCCAGTATAGAGGGTCCATCATAGCGAGAAATCGCATAAAGCCTCCCGAGAAAATATTCTTTCTTTACTACTGTAATAATCGAGTTCAAATGCTCCCCGGCCCACCGTAATGTTGCTTACCCGCGGGCCGGACCCACCGTTCCAGAAAATGGCAAGCCGCGTGCCCGCAGGGGCAATGAGCGGCATCCCCAGCACTATTAAGCAATTACACTTTACGGCCCCGGACGGCCCTCCGCGCAAACGGGCCCTCTCTGCCAGAAATGCGGCAACCGCACCGCCAATGCGGCAGTCTTACTGTGCCTAAATATAACCCTGCCGGCCACTCCGCGTTACAGAAATCGGATTTGGGGCCGGACGGAGGCACGCGAAACAATTCGGAAACACAGAATTAAAACTATCGTAACTCAAGGGCAACAGGCCGGAAATAGAGTTCTTTTATCTTTTGGTCCGGTAAAAGTTTGGAACTGTGAAACCCTGATCGGCACCCTGGAATCGCTGTTCGATGGAGGATGGATGAAGAAAAAACTGTTCCTTCTGGCGGGCCTTTGCTGTCTGGCTCTTCCCGTATTGGCTCTGGCCGACGACCCCCAGTATACGGTCGACCAACTGGCCCTGGGGATCAACACGGTCTGGGTCCTGATAACCGGGTTCCTGGTCTTTTTCATGCAGGCCGGATTCGGCATGTTGGAGGCGGGGTTCACCCGGGCCAAGAACGCCGCCAACATCCTGATGAAGAACATGATGGATTTCACCATGGCCTCGCTGGCCTACTGGATCATCGGTTACGGCCTGATGTACGGGGTGGGCAACGGTTTCATCGGCAGTGGCTTCCTGTTCCTCAAGGACATTCCCGAGCTGACCGCCGGGGTGCCGACCCTGGCCTACTGGTTCTTCCAGGTGGTGTTCTGCGCCGCTGCGGCCACCATCGTGGCCGGCGCGATGGCCGAGCGCACCAAGTTCATCGCTTATCTTCTCTACAGCTTCATCATCAGTGCGGTGGTCTATCCGATCATCGGCCACTGGGTCTGGGGCGGCGGCTGGCTGACGAAACTCGGGTTCCTGGATTTCGCCGGTTCGACCGTGGTGCACACGGTGGGCGGCTGGGCCTCACTGGTCGGGACAGTGATGTTAGGCGCGCGTATCGGCAAGTTCACGCCGGACGGCCAGGCGCGGGTCATACCGGGCCACAACATCCCGCTGGCTGCCCTGGGTGTGCTGATTCTCTGGTTCGGCTGGTTCGGTTTCAATCCCGGCTCCAGCCTGAGCGGCATGGACGCCAACCTGATCGCCAAGGTGGCGGTGAACACGAACCTGGCCGCTGCCACCGGCTGCGTGGTCAGCATGCTGGTGGTCTGGTGGCAGTTCGGCAAGCCCGACCTGAGCATGGCGATCAACGGCTCGCTGGCCGGGCTGGTGGCGGTCACCGCGCCCTGCGCCTGGATCTCGCTTTCCTCCAGCGTCATCATCGGCGCGATCGCCGGAGTGGTGGTGGTCTACGGTGTGCAGCTGCTTGACAAGATCAAGGTGGATGACCCGGTGGGCGCGATACCGGTGCACGGGATGTGCGGCGTGTGGGGCACTATCGCCGTGGGGCTGTTCCATGAAAGCCAGGGCCTTCTGACCGGCCACGGCGCACACCTTCTGGCCGTGCAGGCCCTGGGCTCGGCCGCGGTGGTGGGGTTCACCCTGGTGAGCATGTATGTGGTCTTCCGGGTACTCAAGGCCACGGTTGGGCTGCGGGTCAGCCAGAAGGAAGAGATACGCGGCCTCGACATCGGCGAGCACGGCATCGAAAGCTACGCCGGGTTCCAGATCTTCCTCACCGACTGACACGGAGACTTGACCGATGAAAATGATAATAGCCCTGATCCAGCCCGAAAAGCTGCCTGAGGTGAAAAAGGCGCTTCTCGACAAAGAAGTGTTCAAGATGACAGTCTCAAACGTCATCGGTTGCGGCCAGCAGAAAGGCTTCACCGAGACCTACCGTGGCGTGATCCACGAGGTGAACCTGCTCAAGAAGGTGCGCCTCGAGATCGCAGTCAACGAGGACTTCGTCGAGGCGACCATCCAGGCGATAATCGCCGGGGCGCGCACCGGCAAGATCGGTGACGGGAAAATCTTTGTCCTTCCGCTCGAGCGCTGCGTGCGAATCCGCACCGGCGAGGAGGGGCACGACGCCATCGGCTGAGCGCGGCGCAGCAAGCAGATTGCCTGACGTAAACAATTGTAGGGGAGGGTTTAAAACCCTCCCCTACGTTTTTACATGTAAAACGCAAGCCCGTGCCTGCCCGTATCGCCGCGGGCGTCCACAGGGGGCCGCCCCTACAGTTACCGGGCTTTTAAGGACTCATTTAAGAGGCTCGATACACCGTGCCCCGGTGAACAAAAAAAGGGGCGACCGCCGGTCGCCCCTACATTTATATCCCTGTCTTCGCCGGACCTTCCGCTCATTCCTTGAGCATGGTGATCAACTGGCTCACCTTGGCCAGCTTTTCGGCGCTCATGGCGTTCATCACGCTGCCAGCCGAGCGCTTGCGCATGCGCAGCAGTATCTTGGCCGAGGAGAAATCGCTCAGGTTGTCCAGCACCCGTCCGGCGTCCGCGGGCTTCATGCTTTCGATCAGTCCGGCCAGGTCCTGGTAGCGCAGGTTCATGATCGAGTCCTCCTCAGCCGAGGCCTCGCCCACTTTCTTCTGGATATCCTCCAGCATCTGCCTGTTCTGCTCGATCTCCTGCTGCTTGCGGGCCAGATCCTCCTCCTTGGTGGTCAGCTCAGTTTTCTTCTGGTCGATCTGGATACGCTCCTTGGCGTACATCGACAGGCTGTCCGGCCAGACCCCTGCCGCGATCAGGCTGTCCACGTTGACCCCCGGCGGGGGCGGCGCGGTGTAGTCCTTGGTGTACCAGAAGATGCCGGTGAAAAGGCCGACGATCAACAGGAACGAAAGGATGAACCCTCCGATGAACTGTAAAAGCTTGGTCATAACTCCACTGGCCCCTGTGCCGGTTTATTGCATGATTCCGTTGCCGTTGTGGAACGAGCGC harbors:
- a CDS encoding FAD-dependent oxidoreductase, giving the protein MLYQNRKNYKDEDFELPVEIAGVKWRNPFFVSSGPTTSTLQQLIKAAECGIGGASCKLTFDPPPYINRRPRYGWDADQHLLYFSAEKRLVLEEALRLIEAARKQIKDFVLFSNFTYSEGGIEGWVNMAKKFEEAGAHINELNMCCPNMSFNVELAKDKGAESHKTGASLGQQEREIQAIIRAIKAETSIPLCVKLTPEGGRQDIVAQACFEAGADMVCGVANRLALAAMRVDQPGKSTINLQDEQGMYCMNSYWIKPLALRDVYMMRKKVGPAPALLGTGGVTTWRDGVEMMMAGADLVGFCSATIIYGFSFFPEFFRGFKNYMQEMGIKQPGDMRDKVIPAIKSAPELTIYEGYAKKKDDNLAAPCDYACPHHVPAMAYVRLVAQEKFEEAYKMITSKNPLQHVCGYICNHPCEDACSRGLKDEPIRIRAIKRFVMDKAAAEGWQPNMEMSPANGLKVAVIGSGPAGISAASSLARAGYAVTVFEREAKGGGMLRYGIPEFRLPRKLIDRELQWLGKLGVKVEYNKALGKDFSLADLRAKGFKSVCMTVGTQAGVTLGIPGEDAPQVYSAVDVIRGHAAGKAPKLGKKVVIVGGGFTAVDVARICARLGVESVYIAYRRTKDEMPAVPEEVLEAEQEGVRVMYLVSPVAVETEGGKVTGLRLKSNVLGMAADNGGRRSPEQVEGAEFTLSVDTVITAVSQKLDGVASALGLELTRWGTLAYDESTGRTAVADVFVAGDAAMGPSTVIRSVAEGKRAAVSVDKFLRAENAVLDFDPALSVVDPVDVVNRRTDMPLKDRVPVEVKPAAERKQDFEEYEETLSQEAAVEEAGRCLSCGCGVGCQICEELCMRFAWSHEEGKKVEVDKEACVACGMCSFRCPNHNIEMVKGELSPARVGAH
- a CDS encoding zinc metallopeptidase, which encodes MRFLAMMDPLYWLLIGPTMLLALWAQLKVKSNFNKYSQIGTSRGVTGAEAAQLVLEAAHIMDVRVEEVGGFLSDHYDPRSKVLRLSPDVYNGRSIAAAGVAAHEAGHAIQHARDYMPLKFRTALVPVASLGSWLSWPIIMFGMLLHSMQMLQIGVLAFSAIVLFQIVTLPVEFDASSRAKKVLVSTGVLVSPEEREGVSKVLGAAAMTYVAATISAVMQLLYFAIRAGLLGGRRSD
- a CDS encoding ammonium transporter yields the protein MKKKLFLLAGLCCLALPVLALADDPQYTVDQLALGINTVWVLITGFLVFFMQAGFGMLEAGFTRAKNAANILMKNMMDFTMASLAYWIIGYGLMYGVGNGFIGSGFLFLKDIPELTAGVPTLAYWFFQVVFCAAAATIVAGAMAERTKFIAYLLYSFIISAVVYPIIGHWVWGGGWLTKLGFLDFAGSTVVHTVGGWASLVGTVMLGARIGKFTPDGQARVIPGHNIPLAALGVLILWFGWFGFNPGSSLSGMDANLIAKVAVNTNLAAATGCVVSMLVVWWQFGKPDLSMAINGSLAGLVAVTAPCAWISLSSSVIIGAIAGVVVVYGVQLLDKIKVDDPVGAIPVHGMCGVWGTIAVGLFHESQGLLTGHGAHLLAVQALGSAAVVGFTLVSMYVVFRVLKATVGLRVSQKEEIRGLDIGEHGIESYAGFQIFLTD
- a CDS encoding P-II family nitrogen regulator, whose protein sequence is MKMIIALIQPEKLPEVKKALLDKEVFKMTVSNVIGCGQQKGFTETYRGVIHEVNLLKKVRLEIAVNEDFVEATIQAIIAGARTGKIGDGKIFVLPLERCVRIRTGEEGHDAIG